DNA sequence from the Fibrobacter sp. UWB11 genome:
AAAGCGCAACAAACGGAATCATCAAATACGATTCAAGCGCATTCATGCCGGAACCCCAGGCAGTCAAATAAACCGGCAAGCGGTAGCCGTAAGAATCCGCCGCATGGTGCAAGAGCGTGTAGGCGTTATAAGCGGCAAAAGCCTCGTCTTGGTTGATATCGCCTGGCACAGAGCCAAACATATAGACTCGAGCAAAAATGCCAAGCAGCAAAACAATCGCCAAAACAATTTGCACAACCGTAACTTTGGCAACGTCGAACGATTTCAGCCAACCAAGAACTTTGTTCATCACTTCCTCTTTGTCACGATGATGTTCAGCCAATCCGCATGGTCATAAGCGTTATCGCCATCAGCATCGGCCTTGAGGATAATCGTCTGCTTGCCGCCAATATAGACCTTACCCGATTGCGGCTTTTTATTGCCAAAGACCACATCACCTTTCCAAAGCGTTTCTTCGGGAGTTGCAACAATAAAGCGAACAGAACCACCGCCACCTGCTTCATCATCAACGGCAACAACAAATTCCAACGAATCAGCATCGGCCGGCATCTTAAAGAACAATTCAGAATTGGCGTGCGTGCCAATACCATTCTTGTATTGCTGACCACGAACCGTAAGCGTTGCACCGTCGACCGAACGTCCCTTTTTCGGGCTACCGTACTGTTGCGTGTAATGGTCAATCGGCAAATCCGTAAGGTAGAACTGGTTATCACGGAGTTCCACATTCACCGGCATGAGTCCCACAATTTCAGCGATGAGCATCGGGAAGAGGAACAGCGCAAGCACTACGTATGGTGTAAAGCGCGGGAACGGAATACGGGCAAGTTTTTCAATCAACGCAGGGAACGCCTTCGGTGCAAAATTATGCACAATGCCGGCCACAAAAACAAGTATCGCAATCCCCGAAACTGGGACCCACAAATCAGCGCCCTTGAAGCCGTTGACCATGGAAATGTTCATGGCACAAACGGCAGTCACAAGCAAAGTCCAAATCCAAGCCTTCTTTGTTTCGAGAACCATCCACACGCAAGCAAACGGAACTGCGTAAATCAAGTAACGTTCATGCATGCCCGGCAGCACAAGGAAGAACGCGAACGCTTCCCAAGTTGCAAGTTCAAACGTGCGGCGGAGCGTCTTTGCAAAAAGAGCACACTTCAAAATATATGCCGAGACAATCACGAATAAAATCTTTCCAATCCACGACGGCGAAAGCAAAAAGCCGATTCCTTCTGGAGAAAGTCCAAAAAGCGGATTTGCATCGCGACTCGTATTGCCGACAAAGAACATCCAAATGTTAGCAGCATTGTAAGTCGAGAACGGGTACTGTTCCGTCGTATTCAAGTAAGCGTGAGTCAAAAGCCCCGACAAATTCCCTGCCACAAAGAACGGCAAGAGCACAAGTACAATTGCAACCGCCATGAGCGGGAGACCGCGCCAGGATTGCTTATAGCGACGGAGGAAAATGCCGCCGAAAATCGGCAAAAGCAAAATCATCTGGAACTTTGCCAAGAGCGCAAGCGCAAAGAACATCGAAGCGTATTTGAGCAAGCCGCGGAAATTGATGCAATAAAGAGCCGCGATTCCAAAAATGCAAGGGAACAAATCTACCTGTCCCCAAATCGGGCCATCGAGCAAAAGCGCCGGATTCAAAGCCACAAAGGCGAGAGCCAAATGCGCAGAAAGTTTCGGCAAATTATAACGCGCCACCAAACGGCTCGCCAAATCTACAAGCCCCACATGGCCAAAGAAAACAGGCCAAAGGCAGAAGAACTTGATGAGCGTTCCCTTTTCTATCGGGATGTTCGCCAAGTTATGAACTTGCGCCACGATCCACAGCCAAAAAACGTAAAGCGGAGGATAGTTGCCGTTAAAGCGCTCAAGCCCATTTTTTGATAATTGCTTGACCCAATCTACCCAATAATTCTGGTCGCCACCAAAAGCGGCCGCATTCGAGCAGAACAAGTTCGCAAGGAGACAGATAACACCCCATATCAAAAAATATTGAATAGCCTTATTTTTCACTGGACACTCCCGAACGTTTAAAACTGATCTTTATAGAATTGCCTTTTTGGTAAAGAATACCAACTCCTTTCCAGAAATATCCCAAAAGAATCGAAGCGATATACGTCATCACAATAAGGGTCACAAGGGACGGAATAGCCAATCCCGTTGCTGTGACAATCTTTGCCGGCAATCCAAAGTAGTAGCAGAAGAACGAATGGATAAGCCACATATAAGTGCTTTGACGGCCAATATACCAGATTCCCTTTTTCAAGAGTTTGGTGCGATTCAACAAGTCCATGCTTGCAACAGTCAAGACTGGAATAAAGAAGATATCAAAGATATCGCCCACTTCATTTTGACGCATGGCAATAACAAGGCACCAAATAGCAATATCCGTCAAAGGAGTCAAAAGTCCATGTTGCTTTGCAGAATTATTCAAACGATCAAGAAGTCCGTTTCTCGCAACAATTGCCCCCATCCAGAAGCAAGCGGCATAAGGAGCAATCTGGCAGAAGAATCGAAGGTACATGTGGCTATTTCCGAGAACGCCAAGAGCAGTCACCGTTTTCAAGCCAGGGAAAATATGAGCAAACAGCAAAGCAACGACAACCGCTAGGAAAATATTGACTCGTGCAGAGAATCGGTCGATAATAGCCCTGATAAACGGGAAAGTCACCAAAGCGAATACATAACTTATCAGGAACCACCATTCCCTGTTATAGGTCGATGTAAAACCTAAAAAGTTCGAAATCACCTCCCTATGTACAAACCTACTATATCGCGTATAAATAAACGGATCCGCGCAATAAGGGTCTTGCGAAGAAAAGAAGAGAAAACCAATCGGAATAAATACAAGGAAAACGCTCCAATAAGTGAAATAAAGTCTCTTGAGGCGCCCTACGATATCGTAACGTTTCCCAAAGGAGCTTTTATACACGCCATAACCGCCAAAGAAGAAAAACATCGGAACGCAAATTTTGCCAAAAATGCCAAAATAAGTGACCGCCGGTATATTGAAAACGGTAAAAAGGCTATCGAACCCGCCACCTGGAATTCGAACAGGGAAAAACCAAAGATGATGGAGAAGCATCCAGATGATTGCGATTCCCTTCATGATTTTGGTATCGTCGGGCGTCAAAAAATTATCTATTTCTTTTGAGATTTGTTGCATATTAAGTCTTTTTGGTGAATTGGTCTACGAATTATAGAAATCTTTTAAACGCTTGCCATTTACATTGTTCCTATTTTATAAATTTCAGCGCATGAATAAAGGAGAAGGATTAAAGATGCCCCAGATAAAGAGCAAAGACCATTCCATTGAACTCGTCAGAATTATCGCATGCTTACTCGTTATTATGGCGCATAGCCAGCTAGGCGTTGTAGAAAACAGTGCCATTGTAAGCGGAAGGCTTGCATTTTCGACATTTATCGCAGACGATGTTCCGCTATTTCTCTTGGTCACGGGTTTCTTTTTCTTCGGGAGAATCAAAAGCGATTCCGACATTATCCAAGTATTCCCCTACAAGGCAAAATCCTTCCTGTCGCGCGTTTACATTCCGACTGTTGTCTACATTCTGATTAGCATTTTCTACCGCTATTTCACGGAACATTTGCCGTCTATTGCAAACGCAGACTGGGATTACCTTGGACGATTCATTTTCAGGCTCGCTCCAGGAGACCATCTGTGGTACATTTGTACTTACATGTCCTTTATTTTCTTTTTCCCGATGCTTGCATTTGTCTGCCAAGACAATCCGCAAAAGAACAAATTAAGACACATTTTGCTTGGAATCGCCATTGCAGGCGCCGTAGTTGGCGACATTCAGTATTTCTTTAAAATGAGCATGTTCGATCTCGACAAATTCCTTTGGGGCTACTGCACCATATTCCTCATTCTCGGCTATGAACTTTCGTTGTTCATCCGCAAGTTCGACAATCGACAGAAAAAACTTTTTGCAATTGGAATCGTAATTTACTTACTCGGATTTTTCATCAAGTTCGGCCTGCAAAATTACATGTTCTCCGAATACGGCTATGTCAACAATCGCTTCCGCTGGCTCCAATGTTCGCCTTGCTTTATCACGGCAACAGGAATGTTCATCACCGTCTATGGATTGGGCAATTTCATTAAGGCAAACAACATTCCAACCCGCATCATCAATTACATCGGGTCGTGCACGTTTGCAATTTACCTATTCCACATGTTGGTCATCGGAGCCACAAGACCATGGCAACGAGAACTTATTGGAAAGTTCGATAACGCAAAGACATTCTTCGATGCCGCAGCATACTACATCAGCTACGCGCTCGTCGTCTTCGGCATTTCGTTAGTTGTCGCAATAATCTTTAAATACGTTGTCGAAAAGCCTGTAGCAAAGCTCTTTAGCAAAAAAGAGCCTCGACAAGCTTAATCATGTCCGCGTGGTCGCTTGCGGCCATCATCTCGCGAATGCTGTGCATGCTGAGCATGGGTTCGCCGATATCGACCGTCGGTATTCCGAGATTTGCAGAAACCGTCGGGCCCACCGTACTGCCACACGGCATGTCGTTTCGCGTGATGAATACCTGCAACGGGATTCCCGCCTTTTCGCATAGCAGGCGAAGCTGCGCAGAACTCATCAAGTCACTCGCGTAACGCTTTTGTGCGTTAGTCTTGAGCACAATGCCCTTGCCCAACAGCGGGGCGTGATTCGGTTCGTACTTTTCCGTGTGGTTCGGGTGTTCCGCATGGGCCATGTCGATAGAGAGCGCGATGGACTCTGCAAGCGTTGACGAGAGAGGCGCTTGGGCCCTATCGTGCTCGCGCACTCCAGGGTGACAGTCATTCTGGAGCGAAGCGATAGAATCCAAAACACTTTTCAAGAAATTGCCAGCAGCTCCTTCGCGGGTGGTAGAACCGACCTCTTCGTTATTGAAGAAGCAAGCCACAAGGCAATCGTTTTCAGCCGACTTTGCACCCACAATCGCTTCGGCAATGGCATGGCAGCTGCTCAAGTTATCGAGCCTTCCCGAATAAATCCATTCATCGTTAAACCCGCCACGATTTGCAGGCTGGGCATCGAACAACTGCACATCGAAATCTATCAAGCGCGCCTCTGCAGGGAGTTCCTTTTCAAGCGCCTTCACAAATAAGTTCTTGCGATTTTCAGAAGCGCTACAATTCGAAGCGCCCGCCCACAACGCATTAAAATCTATTTGCGGATTCACCTTGAGGCCATCCTGATTCACACCACGATTCAAGTGAACTGCCAATTGCGGAA
Encoded proteins:
- a CDS encoding M18 family aminopeptidase produces the protein MEFFEFLNTAVTPYHTVDALKSYFRENSFANFDCGSALEPGKAYFVCRGASIIAFRTPKAWSEASKFRIALAHTDFPTLKISPNPDGMNAGVCTLHTEVYGSPLYTSWLDRDLGYAGMLAYVDAADGQTLKTKLFRGEKLFRIPQLAVHLNRGVNQDGLKVNPQIDFNALWAGASNCSASENRKNLFVKALEKELPAEARLIDFDVQLFDAQPANRGGFNDEWIYSGRLDNLSSCHAIAEAIVGAKSAENDCLVACFFNNEEVGSTTREGAAGNFLKSVLDSIASLQNDCHPGVREHDRAQAPLSSTLAESIALSIDMAHAEHPNHTEKYEPNHAPLLGKGIVLKTNAQKRYASDLMSSAQLRLLCEKAGIPLQVFITRNDMPCGSTVGPTVSANLGIPTVDIGEPMLSMHSIREMMAASDHADMIKLVEALFC
- a CDS encoding acyltransferase → MQQISKEIDNFLTPDDTKIMKGIAIIWMLLHHLWFFPVRIPGGGFDSLFTVFNIPAVTYFGIFGKICVPMFFFFGGYGVYKSSFGKRYDIVGRLKRLYFTYWSVFLVFIPIGFLFFSSQDPYCADPFIYTRYSRFVHREVISNFLGFTSTYNREWWFLISYVFALVTFPFIRAIIDRFSARVNIFLAVVVALLFAHIFPGLKTVTALGVLGNSHMYLRFFCQIAPYAACFWMGAIVARNGLLDRLNNSAKQHGLLTPLTDIAIWCLVIAMRQNEVGDIFDIFFIPVLTVASMDLLNRTKLLKKGIWYIGRQSTYMWLIHSFFCYYFGLPAKIVTATGLAIPSLVTLIVMTYIASILLGYFWKGVGILYQKGNSIKISFKRSGVSSEK
- a CDS encoding NPCBM/NEW2 domain-containing protein, yielding MKNKAIQYFLIWGVICLLANLFCSNAAAFGGDQNYWVDWVKQLSKNGLERFNGNYPPLYVFWLWIVAQVHNLANIPIEKGTLIKFFCLWPVFFGHVGLVDLASRLVARYNLPKLSAHLALAFVALNPALLLDGPIWGQVDLFPCIFGIAALYCINFRGLLKYASMFFALALLAKFQMILLLPIFGGIFLRRYKQSWRGLPLMAVAIVLVLLPFFVAGNLSGLLTHAYLNTTEQYPFSTYNAANIWMFFVGNTSRDANPLFGLSPEGIGFLLSPSWIGKILFVIVSAYILKCALFAKTLRRTFELATWEAFAFFLVLPGMHERYLIYAVPFACVWMVLETKKAWIWTLLVTAVCAMNISMVNGFKGADLWVPVSGIAILVFVAGIVHNFAPKAFPALIEKLARIPFPRFTPYVVLALFLFPMLIAEIVGLMPVNVELRDNQFYLTDLPIDHYTQQYGSPKKGRSVDGATLTVRGQQYKNGIGTHANSELFFKMPADADSLEFVVAVDDEAGGGGSVRFIVATPEETLWKGDVVFGNKKPQSGKVYIGGKQTIILKADADGDNAYDHADWLNIIVTKRK
- a CDS encoding acyltransferase; amino-acid sequence: MPQIKSKDHSIELVRIIACLLVIMAHSQLGVVENSAIVSGRLAFSTFIADDVPLFLLVTGFFFFGRIKSDSDIIQVFPYKAKSFLSRVYIPTVVYILISIFYRYFTEHLPSIANADWDYLGRFIFRLAPGDHLWYICTYMSFIFFFPMLAFVCQDNPQKNKLRHILLGIAIAGAVVGDIQYFFKMSMFDLDKFLWGYCTIFLILGYELSLFIRKFDNRQKKLFAIGIVIYLLGFFIKFGLQNYMFSEYGYVNNRFRWLQCSPCFITATGMFITVYGLGNFIKANNIPTRIINYIGSCTFAIYLFHMLVIGATRPWQRELIGKFDNAKTFFDAAAYYISYALVVFGISLVVAIIFKYVVEKPVAKLFSKKEPRQA